The Bradyrhizobium sp. CCBAU 051011 DNA segment CCGGCGGACCCTCCACCAGCATGGCGCCGTTGACCAGCACCGAGATGCGGTCGGCGAACGAGAATACGAGGTCCATGTCATGCTCGATCAGCAGCACCGTGACGTCACGTGGCAGCGCCGCAACGGCGGCCAGAATGTCATGGCGCTCGCTCTCGGGCACGCCGGCGGCAGGCTCGTCGAGCAGCAACACGCGGGGCCTGGTCGCGATCGCGACCGCGATCTCGAGCAGGCGCTGCTTGCCGTAAGGCAGTGTCGACGTGGGCTCGTTCATCACGTCGAGCAGATGAAAGCGCCCGAGCGTTTCGGCGACCTCCCGGTTGACGTCGTTGCGCGTGCCCATCCGCCGCCACCAGTCGCCGCCGCGGCCGAGCCGTTCGGAGACAGCGAGTCCGATCGTTTCGAGCGGGGTCAGGTCGGCATAGAGCTGGTTGATCTGGAAGGTGCGCGACAGCCCGCGCAGCACCCGCTTGTGAACCGCAAGGTTGGTGATGTCATTGCCCTCGAGCAGGATTTGTCCGGCATTGGGCTTGAGCACGCCGGTCAGCAGGTTGATGACGGTGGTCTTGCCGGCGCCGTTCGGCCCGATCAGGGCATGGCGGGCGCCCTGCTCCACTTTCAACGACAGATCACGGGTGACCCGCAGGCCGCCGAAGGATTTTTCCAGCCCTCTGGTTTCCAGCACGATGGTCATGGCGCATCGCTTTCGGGAACGGCGACGACGGCCTTGCGTCCGAACACCTGACGAATGACGAGATTCGGCCCCCAAAGCACCCAGCGATGGATGCGCTCGCGGCCGATCAGCACCATCACCACCAGCACGAGCCCGATCCAGAACAGCCAGTATTGTGGCGTGATGGTCTGAAACAGTTCCTGCAGCATCTTGAAGACAACAGCACCGATCAGCCCGCCGTAGAGATATCCGGTACCGCCGATCACGAGCACCAGCATCAGATCGGCCGAGCGCTCAAAGGCGAACACATCGAGCGAGGCCAGCGCCGTGGTCTGTGTGAACAACGCCCCGGCGATGCCGGCGTAGAACGCCGCGACCGTATAGATCGCGATCAGGCGGCGGTTGACAGGCACGCCGATCGCGGACGCCCGCAACGGATTGTTCTTGATGGCGCGCAGCGACAGGCCGAACGGCGAATTCACGATCCGCCGCGCCAGCAGAAACAGCAGGAACAGCACGATCAGCGAATAGAAGAAGCCGGTCTTTCCGAACATATCGAACGCAAACATGCCGAGGATCGGCTGCATCTCGATGCCCTGCAGCCCGTCGGTGCCGCCGGTGATGTTGGAAAAGCGTTCCGCCAGCGCCTCAAGCAGCAGCGCGATGCCGAGCGTCACCATCAGCCGGGTCAGATCGACGCCGCGGATGACGAGAAAGCTGGTGAGGAAGCCAAGCACCATGGCGACCAGCCCTGCCACCACCAGCGCGATGACAGGCTCGTTGATGATCCCGTGCAGCGCCAACAGCCCGGCGGAATAGGCGCCAACGCCGAAGAAGGCCGCATGCCCCAGCGAAACGATGCCCGCGTAACCGAGGATCAGATCGAGCGACAGCGTGAACAGCGCCAGTCTCAAGATGTCGGTCATGATCAGATAGCGCGATGGGAACAGGAACGCGCAGGACAGCGCCAGGACCCAGAATACGATCTCGGCCGGCCGCCAGCGGGCACGGGCGATGGCATGGGAAGAGACGTCGGAAACTGCGGTCATCGCGGGCTCATCGCGCGGCGGCGCGGCCGAACAGACCGTTCGGGCGCCAGATCAGGATCACGATCATGATGGTGTAGATGACGAACGGCCCCATCTTCGGCACGTAATATTTACCGGCGACGTCGCCGATGCCGAGCAACAGCGAAGCGAGAAATGGCCCGGTGATGCTGGAGGATCCGCCGACGGTGACTACGATCAAAAAGTAGATCATGAACTTCAGCGGGAAATACGGATCGAGCCCGAGAATCTCGGCGCTCAGCGCGCCGCCCAGCCCTGCAAGACCGCAGCCGAAGGCAAAGGTGAAGGCGAAGACCTGCGGAACGTTGATGCCAAGGCCGCTTGCCGCGCGGGGATCGTCGACCGCCGCGCGCAGGCGGCTGCCAAAGCGGGTTTTCGCCAGGATCAATTGCAGGGCAACCGTGAGCAGGCCGCAGATCACGATGATCATCAGCCGGTAGCGGCCGATGCCGACACCGAAAAAGTCGAACTGCCCTTCGAGCGCCGCCGGCAGCTTGATGAAGATCCGCGACGATCCCATGATGTAGTCGACCGCCGCGACCGACATGAAGGTCAGCCCGATCGTGAACAGCACCTGGTCGAGATGGCTGCGGGTGTAGAGATGGCGGTAAAGCGTGCGCTCCAGCGCCACGCCGATCGCCGCGGCCGAAACAAACGCCAGCGGCAGCGCCGAAAAGAACGGCCAGCCCTGGTTGTTGACCAGCACCGCGCAGATATAGCCGCCCGCCATGGCGAAGGCGCCATGGGCGAGATTCACAAAGTTCATCAGGCCGAGCGTCACCGCCAGCCCGCAGGCCAGCACGAACAGCAGCATGCCGTAGGCGACACCGTCGAACAGGATGGTGAACAGCGTGGTCATATAAAAAGCTTGGCCAAGGTCTGAAGCGAAACTGAAACTATGGCGTCATGGCCGGGCTTGTCCCGGCCATCCACGTCTTCCTTGCGACTTGCCGCGGAAGAAAGTCGTGGATGCCCGGGACAAGCCCGGGCATGACGTGGAGGGTGCAGTGCATGCGCCCCGGGATGACGGTTTCGCCGTCACTTCTTCGTCTTGCCGGAATCCTTCACGGCCTCGAAGGTTGCGAATTCGACGTTATAGAGTTCGCCGTCGACCTTCTCGACCTTGCGGATGTAGATGTTCTGGACGATGTCGCGGGTTTCCGGATCGATCGAGATCGGGCCGCGCGGGCTCTCCCACTTTGCGCCCTTCATCGCTTCGATCAGCGCATCGCCGTCGGTCTTGCCGCCGGTCTTCTTCAGCGCCTCATAGATCAGGCGGATGCCGTCATAGCCGCCGACCGCCATGAAGCCGGGGCGCTGGCCGAACGCCTTCTTGTAGGCGGCGACGAATTCCTTATTGGCAGCCGAGGGATGCGCCGCGGAGTAAAGATGCGCGGTCACCGTGCCGAGCGCCGCGTCGCCCATGCCGTTGAGCAAATCGTCGTCCATCACGTCGCCGGGGCCGATCACCTTGATGCCGGACTTGTCGAGCCCGCGCTCGGCATATTGCTTCATGAAGTTGCCGCCCTGTCCTGCCGGCACGAACACGAATACGGCGTCGGGCTTGGAGTCCTTCATGCGTTGCAAGAACGGAGCAAAATCAGGGTTCTGCAGCGGTACCTTCACCTCTTCCACGATCTCGCCGCCCCCGGCGGTGAAGTTCTGCTTGAAGAAGTTCAAGGCATCATTGCCCGGCGCATAGTCGGAGGTCAGCGTTGCGACCTTCTTGATGCCGTTCTTCGCGGCCCAGTCGCCGATGATGGTGGACGACTGCGCCAGCGTGAACGAGGTGCGCACGATGTAGGGCGAACGCTCGGTGATGATCGAGGTGCCCGCCGCCATCACGATTTCCGGGATCTTGGCCTGCGTTGCCAGCGGCGCCGCCGCGAGTGCCGCCGGCGTCACGCCGAAGCCAGCAATGAAATTGACTTTGTCGTTGACGATCAATTCCTGCGCCAGGCGCTTGGTGTTGTCGGGAACTGCCGCGTCGTCCTTGAGGATGACCTCGATCTTCTTGCCGGCGACGGTATCGCCGTTCTGCTGCATGTAGAGCTTGACCGCGTTGTCGATCTGTTTGCCGGTCGACGCCTGGCCGCCGGTCATCGGCAGGATCAGGCCGATCTTGACGGTCTCCTGTGCCTGCGCCGGCGCAAGCGCCAGCATCGCGGCGACCGAGCCTGCGGCCAGCAATAGTTGACTGCGAATAGACATGAGCATCCCTCCCCCTGATCGGCCTTTTGTCCTCGAACCGAGTCCCCGGCCCTTGATCTCACCATAACCCAGATTTTTCCGCCGGGTAGCGCGGCAACATGGCGTCCCCGGGCATCACGTTGTCAATCGGACGATGGGCGTGCCCCGCGACGACGCGCGTCGCTTGCGCCCATCTATTGGGTATCTAAATACTATCGAAACATCAGGGCCGTCGGGAAAGGGCGACCCATTTGTACGATTGTACAAATGAAATGGTGCTGTCAACAAATATGCGTGGCGGCAAAGTTCCTTGGATGGAGCGCCCTAAATCCATCACCCTTAACCGCCAAAGGCGTAATCTACTGCCGATGCCGACCAGCGCGCGCCATATTGCCACGATCGCAGCCGTTGCCCTCACGGGCTGCGGCCTGAGCGGCTGCGGGACCATCAACGAGAAACTCGCCGCCGGCGTCAGCGACGCCATTCCGGCCGCGATCGGCGGACTGCCGGCGGATGCGCCGCCGCGCCCGGGCACCGCAAAGTACGACGAGTACATGCGCGAGCGCGAGCGGAAGCGCCTGCTGCCGGCTTCCGAACGCGACAAGGAAGAAAAGCCTGTGGCCGCGCAGGATGCGGCGCGCTAATTAGAGCCCGATCAGTGATCAGGCTCTAGATTCCTTTTTTGATGCGTTTTCTTGACGCGAACCGGTACCCACTTCGCTCGAAAACGCTACGTCAATCCATGAACACGACGGTCTTGCGGCCGTTGAGGATCACGCGATCCTCCAGGTGATGGCGCATGGCGCGCGCCAGCACGCGGCGTTCAATGTCGCGGCCCTTGCGCGAGAGATCTTCGGGTGTGTCGCGGTGGCTGATGCGCTCGACGTCCTGGTCGATGATCGGGCCTTCGTCGAGGTCGCGCGTGACGTAATGCGCGGTGGCGCCGATCAGCTTGACGCCGCGCTCATGGGCCTGGTGATAGGGCCGCGCGCCCTTGAAGCCCGGCAGGAATGAGTGGTGGATGTTGATGCAGCGCCCCGATAGTCTGGCTGACATCTCGTCCGACAGGATTTGCATGTAGCGCGCCAGCACGACGAGATCGGTATTTGTGTCCTGCACGAATTTCCACACCGCCTCTTCCTGCTCGCGCTTGGTTTCCTTTGTCACCGGCATGTAGTGGAACGGAATGTCGCCGAAATCGAGCGAGCCGTAGGTCTCGCGCGGATGGTTGGAAACGATCGCGGTCGGGATCATCTCAAGCTCGCCGGTGCGCCAGCGATAGAGAATATCGACCAGGCAATGGTCCGATTTGGAGACCAGCAGCATCACCCGGCGGCGGTTGGCGCGGTCGCGCATCTGCCAGTCCATGCCGAAGCGCTCGGCGATCGCGGCAAAGCCGGTCTGCAGCGCCTGCAGTTCGACGGCTAGGTCGGCGGCGGTGAACACCACCCGCATGAAGAATTTCCCGGTCTCGACGTCGTCGAACTGCTGGGCGTCCAGGATGTTCTGCCCGTTATGGGCGAGAAAGGTCGACACCGCGGACACGATTCCGGGGCGATCCGGGCACGACAGGGTCAGGACGAATTGATGATCGGGCATGGCGGAGTTGATTACAATTCAGGCAGAAAGGTGAAATTTCGGATTTGCGCCCTGCTCTATCACCACAGACGCGCTTGCGCCAATCCGGAAACCGGAGGAAGGATGAACAAAGCACGCAGTATCTGCGTTGGAGCGAGATCATGGCTGACAGATTGAACGGCTACCGCATCCTGATCCTGGAAACGCGCGAGGAGGCGCAGTTTTCCCGCCTGCTCACCGAGCAGGGCGCCGACGTGCTGCAATGTCCGATGTTCACCATCCACGACGCGCCGGACCCGGCGCCGGTCGAGGCCTGGATCAGGCGGGCCATCGAAAAGCCACTCGACGATTTGGTGCTGATGACCGGCGAAGGCCTGCGCCGGCTGATGAAGGTCGTGCGGCGCATCGATGCCGAACAGGCGTTCGTCGCCTCGCTCGGCAAGGCGCGCAAATTCGCCCGCGGGCCCAAGCCGGGCAAGGCGCTGCGCGAAATCGGGCTGGAGCCGGAGATGACGACGGAGAAGCCGACCTCCGAAGGCGTCGCCGAGATGCTGTCGCGGCTTGATCTCCGCGGCCACCGCCTCGGCCTGCAGCTCTACCCCGATAAGGATCACAGCGTCCTGATCGGCGAGATCAAGGCGCAAGGAGCTGAAGTCGATACCGTGCTACCCTATGCCTATGATGCGCAGGCCGCGGATGCCAACATCATCGCGGCGATCGACGAGATGGCGGAAGGCCGCGTCGATGCGATCGCGCTGACCAATCTCGGCCAGATCCGCCGCCTGATGGAAGTCGCACGGGCAAAAGGTTGCGAGGACCGGTTACGCGATGGGCTCGATCGCACCCCGATCGCTTCCGTCGGACCGGCGGTATCGGATGAACTCAAGTCTCACGGCCTGCGCACCGACATCTATCCGGCCGAGGATGCCTTCTTCATGCGGCCGCTGATCTCGGCGATGGCCGCGGCGCTCGGCAAGAACCCGCCGCGCGCGGCAGCGCGAGGCTGACACGCACCGGCAGCGTCATACGTCGGCAATTCCAGCGGCCCTGGACCACCAGCAAGATACGCATCAGCGACATACGTATCTGCCGTTCACAAGCACGCGCACACAGGCTGTGCCTGCTGCCGCCGCACCGACGGCCGCACCGCCAACGACCGCGCGTCTTGTCGTACGACGGGCGACACCCGCGACGCTCATTGGCGTTGCCGGTCGTCCTACTCTGGCCTCAGCGCTTTGAACGGATAACGCAAGACCGTTGTCCCGCGACCACTCGATCGTTCCGAAGATGCCGCAGCCCAGCGTGGCTGCCACAAGCAGGATAAATTTTGGACGAGCTAATTTCATTGGGTTTTTCCTCCCGAGTTGAGTTCTCGTGTCCGCGCGCCCCGCTCCTGGGCTACACTTGCTGCGCAGGCGGCTCAGAGCTTGACGTAGATCAACGCCGCCGCAGCGGCGGAAAGTCCCCATCAGGCGAGATCAGACGCATCGTGGCGCTGCCGGCAATCGGGGTTCGTGATTTTGGGTTGCCCGCTCCTGGCGTCTGACACCAACCACGCCTGATCTCTCACTCAGGCGCGGTTGACGACGTGCATGGGTGGAAGATGCGGCCTACCTGGTATGTGACCTATGAAGTGCATAAGCGCGGCGTGCTCCCGAAACGGCGAAGCCCTCGCCTCACCACGACCTTCGAGACGGAAGCGGAAGCCAAGGACTTCGCCCGTGCCAGGCTGCATGAGGGATTGATTGTCTTTGCCGGCACAATCAATCCTCACGTTCCACGGCAGCTTGTGTCCTCGCACGACATTGCAGCCTGGTTGGCCGACGAGCAGGAGGAGTAGGCCGCCGCTTCCCCATGCGCGGGCGGTCTGACTCGGTCTTATCCAGTGTTGCATCAGCCAAAGCCGCTCAGGCGGATCGGCACCGATGTGGGGCGCCCTAGCCCAAGCCGAAGCCCGTACCCGTCAACACCAGAAAAAGAAATCGCCCAGGCACCAATTCCCTTGAGTGTTGCCATTTTGGCACGGCGGTTCTGCAGACCCGCGCATAGCGTTCGAATCGGAAGTTGGGGGACTAGGACGCGCAGACGGGCGACGGATGCGTGTTCGAACATATAGACGGAAAATATTGGAGAAACGTATCATGAGGAAACTGCTACTTAGTACTGCGGGTTTATTGGCACTCTGCCTGGGGACTCCCGCATCAGCCGCGGACATGGCCGTCAAGGCACCGCCGCCCGCTCCGCTGCCGGTAATCTACAATTGGAGCGGCTTCTATATCGGCGCCAATGGCGGTTGGGGTCAGAGCCGCAATTGTTGGGATTTAGTTAATGTGGTCGTGTTGGGCACCTTCGATGAGGGCTGCAGCTCGCGGTCCGGCGGCCTCGCCGGCGGCCAGATCGGTTATCGCTGGCAAGCCAATCAGTGGGTGTTTGGCGTGGAAGCCCAGGGCGATTGGGCGGATCTCAGCCACTCGCGCGTCAGCCTGTTCGATCCTACGCTCTCGCTTCGCACCACAACCGATGGCATCGGCCTCTTTACCGGCCAGATTGGCTACGCCTGGAATGCAGCGCTGCTCTACATAAAGGGCGGTGCGGCGGTGACGAGCAACCGCTTTACCATCCGCGATGACCTATTCTTTGTTGACCTGGCCTCGGCCAGCGCGACCCGCTGGGGCGGCGTCGTGGGTGTCGGATTTGAGTACGGCTTTGCACCGAACTGGTCGATCGGTCTTGAATACGACCACCTGTTCATGGGCGATGCTAATAATTCGTTCACGGGCCTCCCTGTGTTTGCCGCCTCCTTTGCCAACAGCCGGATCACCCAAGACGTGGATATGGTCACCTTGCGCATCAACTACCGCTTCGGCGGTTATGCTGCGCCGGTCGCGGCCCGTTACTGATTGGTCGCCGGTCCTGACGTAAACATCAGCCCCGGCACTGCTCGGGGCTGATTGTCATCTGCAACGATCGGCCGGCGGGCATCAAACCATGACAGGGGTGCTGTCACCTCCCGGATGACCGAAGCTTGCCTTGCACAGCGTTCCGCGCCTGATGGCAAGCCAGGTCACCTGCGCGCGTAACGAGCCGACTTGATCTGGATCAAGGGCAGCACGACGAAACCCAACCATGAATGACAATGGGGGGCCGCGGAGCGACGTATGCCCCTGGCCCGATATTTCCTCGTCATTGGCGGGGCGCTGCTCGCGCTCCTGCTTATCGCGAACGCCTGTTTGCCGATGCTGCCGGTTGCCATCGAGGCAAGTTCAAATCCGGTCACCATCCGCATCCATTCCGAGCAGAAGTTGCCGGAGCGCGTGGTTTTCGACACCAGCCTTCCAACGATAGTCCCCCAGGCGATTGCGAACGCGGAACGAA contains these protein-coding regions:
- the purU gene encoding formyltetrahydrofolate deformylase — protein: MPDHQFVLTLSCPDRPGIVSAVSTFLAHNGQNILDAQQFDDVETGKFFMRVVFTAADLAVELQALQTGFAAIAERFGMDWQMRDRANRRRVMLLVSKSDHCLVDILYRWRTGELEMIPTAIVSNHPRETYGSLDFGDIPFHYMPVTKETKREQEEAVWKFVQDTNTDLVVLARYMQILSDEMSARLSGRCINIHHSFLPGFKGARPYHQAHERGVKLIGATAHYVTRDLDEGPIIDQDVERISHRDTPEDLSRKGRDIERRVLARAMRHHLEDRVILNGRKTVVFMD
- a CDS encoding outer membrane protein, translated to MRKLLLSTAGLLALCLGTPASAADMAVKAPPPAPLPVIYNWSGFYIGANGGWGQSRNCWDLVNVVVLGTFDEGCSSRSGGLAGGQIGYRWQANQWVFGVEAQGDWADLSHSRVSLFDPTLSLRTTTDGIGLFTGQIGYAWNAALLYIKGGAAVTSNRFTIRDDLFFVDLASASATRWGGVVGVGFEYGFAPNWSIGLEYDHLFMGDANNSFTGLPVFAASFANSRITQDVDMVTLRINYRFGGYAAPVAARY
- a CDS encoding branched-chain amino acid ABC transporter permease, with protein sequence MTAVSDVSSHAIARARWRPAEIVFWVLALSCAFLFPSRYLIMTDILRLALFTLSLDLILGYAGIVSLGHAAFFGVGAYSAGLLALHGIINEPVIALVVAGLVAMVLGFLTSFLVIRGVDLTRLMVTLGIALLLEALAERFSNITGGTDGLQGIEMQPILGMFAFDMFGKTGFFYSLIVLFLLFLLARRIVNSPFGLSLRAIKNNPLRASAIGVPVNRRLIAIYTVAAFYAGIAGALFTQTTALASLDVFAFERSADLMLVLVIGGTGYLYGGLIGAVVFKMLQELFQTITPQYWLFWIGLVLVVMVLIGRERIHRWVLWGPNLVIRQVFGRKAVVAVPESDAP
- a CDS encoding ABC transporter substrate-binding protein, which produces MSIRSQLLLAAGSVAAMLALAPAQAQETVKIGLILPMTGGQASTGKQIDNAVKLYMQQNGDTVAGKKIEVILKDDAAVPDNTKRLAQELIVNDKVNFIAGFGVTPAALAAAPLATQAKIPEIVMAAGTSIITERSPYIVRTSFTLAQSSTIIGDWAAKNGIKKVATLTSDYAPGNDALNFFKQNFTAGGGEIVEEVKVPLQNPDFAPFLQRMKDSKPDAVFVFVPAGQGGNFMKQYAERGLDKSGIKVIGPGDVMDDDLLNGMGDAALGTVTAHLYSAAHPSAANKEFVAAYKKAFGQRPGFMAVGGYDGIRLIYEALKKTGGKTDGDALIEAMKGAKWESPRGPISIDPETRDIVQNIYIRKVEKVDGELYNVEFATFEAVKDSGKTKK
- a CDS encoding uroporphyrinogen-III synthase; translated protein: MADRLNGYRILILETREEAQFSRLLTEQGADVLQCPMFTIHDAPDPAPVEAWIRRAIEKPLDDLVLMTGEGLRRLMKVVRRIDAEQAFVASLGKARKFARGPKPGKALREIGLEPEMTTEKPTSEGVAEMLSRLDLRGHRLGLQLYPDKDHSVLIGEIKAQGAEVDTVLPYAYDAQAADANIIAAIDEMAEGRVDAIALTNLGQIRRLMEVARAKGCEDRLRDGLDRTPIASVGPAVSDELKSHGLRTDIYPAEDAFFMRPLISAMAAALGKNPPRAAARG
- a CDS encoding branched-chain amino acid ABC transporter permease gives rise to the protein MTTLFTILFDGVAYGMLLFVLACGLAVTLGLMNFVNLAHGAFAMAGGYICAVLVNNQGWPFFSALPLAFVSAAAIGVALERTLYRHLYTRSHLDQVLFTIGLTFMSVAAVDYIMGSSRIFIKLPAALEGQFDFFGVGIGRYRLMIIVICGLLTVALQLILAKTRFGSRLRAAVDDPRAASGLGINVPQVFAFTFAFGCGLAGLGGALSAEILGLDPYFPLKFMIYFLIVVTVGGSSSITGPFLASLLLGIGDVAGKYYVPKMGPFVIYTIMIVILIWRPNGLFGRAAAR
- a CDS encoding ABC transporter ATP-binding protein, with product MTIVLETRGLEKSFGGLRVTRDLSLKVEQGARHALIGPNGAGKTTVINLLTGVLKPNAGQILLEGNDITNLAVHKRVLRGLSRTFQINQLYADLTPLETIGLAVSERLGRGGDWWRRMGTRNDVNREVAETLGRFHLLDVMNEPTSTLPYGKQRLLEIAVAIATRPRVLLLDEPAAGVPESERHDILAAVAALPRDVTVLLIEHDMDLVFSFADRISVLVNGAMLVEGPPDEVARDPQVKAVYLGEAADV